A stretch of Ligilactobacillus faecis DNA encodes these proteins:
- a CDS encoding phage tail tape measure protein, giving the protein MTKIQGYQFSIDMTDNGMTRSLRTIRDEAKLLKSAMQANFAEIRSGEGIMAAYANKAEDAKRAIEGQRNYIERLKKEQDGLDLTTEKGRQAYIKFENQINSAKRTIANLESQEKQAANSLELHRSGILRLKDALETTEKINKNYVEQLKNAGMKYTAQKAQIKGLIDTQKVLETQLQAEKKLLVQVEQTSGKASKTYRDQAIKLSELSRKYIENQREISGSNKLVLKMNDSLLESRDRLVAVGKTAKETFGNDLKRAAEVTGAALTGIAKMSYEGAKKATEVSSQYKVIYNNLVTGGESAAEATKKVKEMQEDGAKYSIKYGVSQKEVADGYLELVKRGYSSSQALGAMNTELQGSIASGDDFNDVVKVASGTLEAFGMNAKSATEMTKNTKLAVNELAYTADTTATDFHGIGKAMEYVGTTSHQAGFKLSETSAALGTLSKQNIDADKALVKLAA; this is encoded by the coding sequence ATGACAAAAATTCAAGGCTATCAGTTTTCTATCGATATGACTGATAACGGTATGACTAGAAGCTTGCGTACGATTCGGGATGAAGCAAAATTACTTAAATCTGCAATGCAAGCTAATTTTGCTGAGATCAGATCTGGTGAAGGGATCATGGCAGCTTATGCTAATAAGGCTGAAGATGCCAAGCGTGCGATCGAAGGGCAAAGAAACTATATTGAAAGACTGAAAAAGGAACAAGATGGTCTAGATCTGACGACTGAAAAGGGGCGACAAGCCTATATCAAGTTTGAAAATCAGATCAACAGCGCTAAGCGAACGATCGCAAACTTGGAGTCACAAGAAAAACAAGCAGCTAATTCGCTTGAATTGCATAGATCAGGTATTTTAAGGCTAAAAGATGCACTGGAAACGACCGAAAAAATTAACAAGAACTATGTCGAGCAACTTAAAAATGCAGGGATGAAATATACTGCACAAAAAGCTCAAATTAAAGGACTTATCGATACTCAAAAAGTTCTGGAGACACAGTTGCAAGCAGAGAAGAAATTGCTTGTACAAGTTGAACAAACATCGGGCAAAGCATCTAAGACTTATCGTGATCAAGCGATTAAATTATCTGAGCTGTCTAGAAAATACATTGAGAATCAAAGAGAAATTAGCGGATCAAATAAGCTGGTATTAAAGATGAACGATTCGCTACTCGAATCTAGAGATCGTTTAGTAGCAGTTGGTAAAACAGCAAAAGAAACATTTGGTAATGATTTAAAGAGAGCAGCAGAAGTCACTGGTGCAGCGCTTACTGGAATTGCTAAGATGTCTTATGAGGGTGCAAAGAAAGCTACCGAAGTATCTAGTCAATATAAAGTTATCTATAATAACCTAGTCACCGGTGGTGAAAGCGCAGCTGAAGCAACTAAAAAAGTTAAAGAGATGCAGGAAGACGGCGCTAAATATTCTATCAAATATGGTGTTTCTCAAAAAGAGGTTGCAGATGGATATTTAGAACTCGTTAAGCGCGGTTACAGTTCGAGTCAAGCTCTAGGAGCTATGAATACTGAGTTGCAAGGATCCATTGCATCGGGTGATGATTTTAATGATGTTGTTAAAGTTGCCAGTGGTACTCTAGAAGCTTTTGGAATGAATGCTAAATCAGCCACTGAAATGACCAAGAACACTAAATTGGCTGTTAATGAGCTAGCTTACACAGCAGATACTACTGCTACTGATTTCCATGGAATT
- a CDS encoding head maturation protease, ClpP-related, translating into MMTIQIKGPIVDDATGLFYDWLDMPSTTPNRVTEALKKEDSETVNVDIASNGGDVFAASEIYTALKNSGKKVNVRVMGLAASAASVIAMAGDKVSISPTAQIMIHKAWTDSAGNADELLHESNVLSSIDESIANAYVAKTGMKHADVLNLMAQETWLGAKDAVDKGFADEIMFAEEKEARVLNSLEAVPSKAAVDKLLNMIAKIKTAEENSSIKLSKTSEKDLSVRQKKLNILKEKDGIY; encoded by the coding sequence ATGATGACGATCCAGATCAAGGGTCCGATCGTTGATGATGCCACAGGCTTGTTTTACGACTGGCTCGATATGCCAAGTACGACACCTAACAGAGTTACTGAAGCGTTAAAAAAAGAAGACTCAGAGACTGTAAACGTTGATATTGCTTCTAACGGTGGCGATGTATTTGCTGCCTCTGAGATCTATACTGCATTAAAGAACTCAGGCAAAAAAGTTAATGTGCGTGTTATGGGTTTGGCGGCTTCTGCAGCAAGTGTGATCGCGATGGCTGGCGATAAGGTAAGTATTTCACCGACTGCCCAGATCATGATCCATAAAGCTTGGACGGATTCAGCCGGTAATGCAGACGAGCTTTTGCACGAGTCGAACGTATTAAGTAGTATCGATGAGTCGATCGCTAACGCTTATGTTGCTAAAACAGGTATGAAGCACGCCGACGTACTGAATTTGATGGCACAAGAGACATGGTTAGGCGCTAAAGATGCCGTTGATAAAGGTTTTGCTGATGAGATCATGTTTGCAGAAGAAAAAGAAGCTCGAGTGCTTAATTCTCTTGAAGCAGTGCCAAGTAAAGCGGCAGTCGACAAATTACTCAATATGATCGCAAAAATTAAAACAGCTGAGGAAAATAGCTCGATCAAATTGTCAAAAACTTCTGAGAAGGATCTCAGTGTAAGACAGAAGAAACTGAATATTTTAAAAGAAAAGGACGGTATTTATTAA
- a CDS encoding phage head closure protein, giving the protein MKNINPSRMTFKLEFGQMVSGGTVNPNTGARMKVFKPSFSTFAGQWSLRMSDTLSLAGLGITDAVVFFVRHREDITGDMLIKKDGIIYKINNIAYDDGLPPDGFDLITCTREVSKHG; this is encoded by the coding sequence ATGAAGAACATCAATCCATCAAGAATGACGTTTAAACTTGAATTTGGTCAAATGGTAAGTGGGGGCACAGTCAACCCTAATACCGGTGCTAGAATGAAGGTTTTTAAGCCTAGTTTCAGTACTTTTGCTGGTCAATGGTCACTGAGAATGTCTGACACATTGTCTTTAGCAGGTTTAGGTATCACTGATGCTGTGGTCTTTTTCGTAAGACATCGCGAAGATATTACAGGTGATATGCTGATCAAAAAAGATGGGATCATCTATAAGATCAATAATATTGCTTATGATGACGGCTTGCCACCTGACGGGTTCGATCTGATCACTTGTACGCGGGAGGTATCAAAACATGGGTGA
- a CDS encoding DUF806 family protein, with the protein MTPAAYILGLVNDNIDSIDHLSSEHVHAFMIDPSDNTTTELILVVSELTDDGSDYGNDTEINIIRQVQLTFYYPPDYQYDMTAIEKSVKRVLFSKSIRCFSDAGHVMTPDNQNITNTLKFKYKEES; encoded by the coding sequence ATGACGCCGGCCGCATATATTTTAGGTTTGGTCAATGATAATATCGATAGCATCGATCACCTATCAAGCGAGCATGTCCATGCTTTTATGATCGATCCAAGCGATAACACGACAACAGAATTGATTTTAGTAGTCAGCGAACTAACGGATGACGGTAGTGATTACGGTAATGATACCGAGATCAATATCATCCGACAAGTTCAGCTGACTTTTTATTACCCGCCTGATTATCAATATGATATGACGGCTATCGAAAAGAGCGTTAAACGTGTACTTTTCAGCAAAAGCATTCGCTGTTTTTCTGATGCGGGACATGTGATGACGCCTGATAACCAAAACATCACTAATACTTTGAAATTCAAATATAAGGAGGAGTCATAA
- a CDS encoding phage tail protein — MATIGLYGIYTGIRGADGNVICDDKKGLSADGIYFVGTDKKEGNLGSKTANITGLAATPTKIDGNNQVVDVSNPPSSPSVAWTANEINHVVKEKILGRVSNGKGGYFDADDTVECPLIIVSQATITRKKIYFCFGRGVFNEASHNVGTNTSTAETRDDDNLTYTALTYDKFNNKPYAIFYEEDENFDEKAMFDLVFPGQKKFTNSKPATPSV; from the coding sequence ATGGCTACTATTGGTTTATACGGTATTTACACCGGCATTCGTGGTGCTGACGGCAACGTTATCTGCGACGATAAAAAAGGTTTGAGTGCTGACGGGATCTATTTTGTCGGTACTGATAAAAAGGAAGGTAACTTAGGTTCTAAAACAGCAAATATCACGGGGTTAGCTGCCACACCTACAAAAATTGATGGGAATAACCAAGTTGTTGATGTCAGCAACCCACCTTCTAGCCCTTCAGTTGCATGGACAGCAAACGAGATCAACCACGTTGTCAAAGAAAAGATCTTAGGCCGTGTCTCAAACGGCAAAGGTGGCTACTTTGATGCAGACGACACAGTTGAATGTCCTTTGATCATCGTTTCGCAAGCCACGATCACGCGTAAAAAAATTTACTTCTGTTTTGGTCGAGGTGTATTCAATGAAGCGAGCCATAACGTTGGAACAAACACAAGTACAGCTGAAACTCGCGATGATGACAACTTGACATACACAGCGCTGACTTATGATAAATTCAACAATAAACCATATGCGATCTTCTATGAAGAAGACGAAAACTTTGATGAAAAAGCAATGTTTGACCTTGTTTTCCCGGGACAAAAGAAGTTTACGAACTCTAAACCAGCTACACCATCAGTTTAA
- a CDS encoding phage tail protein, translating to MGEVKNADNFERILDSLAEGFGHAERVIVNKAGAEAFEKIMKPKVPYSTKTHSGKSVHLRDSLVTEQHPNGSISVGFTAKSHKGYIGRFQNDGWDVRDRNGVQHGHVPGKHFWEESAKEAQVVLPKTMAIIAKQIIDGKVKP from the coding sequence ATGGGTGAAGTTAAAAATGCTGATAACTTTGAAAGGATCCTAGACAGTTTAGCTGAGGGTTTTGGACATGCTGAACGGGTCATCGTCAATAAAGCGGGAGCAGAGGCTTTTGAAAAGATCATGAAACCTAAAGTTCCATACAGTACAAAAACACATTCTGGAAAGTCAGTTCATTTAAGAGATAGTCTTGTTACTGAGCAACATCCTAACGGCTCGATCTCAGTCGGATTTACGGCTAAAAGTCATAAAGGTTATATTGGACGTTTTCAAAATGATGGTTGGGATGTACGTGATCGCAATGGTGTGCAACATGGTCATGTGCCTGGAAAGCATTTTTGGGAAGAATCAGCCAAAGAAGCGCAAGTCGTTTTACCAAAAACGATGGCGATCATTGCAAAACAGATCATTGACGGGAAGGTGAAGCCATGA
- a CDS encoding phage portal protein, which translates to MPIFKIQASAKSAMSVPVDDPTVIDLFNGSQATKYISAGEALQNSDIYSAIFQLSGDLASAYLVSSKKRWQYIIDNPTPTANKHAFWQAVYAQLLLGGEAFIYRWRNRNGIDVRWEYLRPSQVSTYLLDDGSGLIYTATFDEPDVGVVMNIPQSDMLHFRLLSKTGGMTGVSPLKSLSQEFNIKRSSNKLTLQALSQAIISPGILKMNKGGLLNWKQKAARSKEFMRQSQAANNGPIVIDDLEEYKPLEIKSDIAKLLAQADWTGTQIAKVYGIPNSYLNGQGDQQSSIDQIKGMYANALSRYMEAITAELNDKLNTTITANLRPAIDPLQDGYANTLAGLVKSGVIAYNQATYLLKETGYFPNELPDPIKQPKVEPVKGGENDDDPDQGSDR; encoded by the coding sequence TTGCCTATTTTCAAGATCCAAGCTTCCGCTAAAAGTGCAATGAGTGTCCCGGTCGATGATCCAACGGTCATCGATCTGTTTAATGGTAGTCAAGCCACTAAATATATCAGTGCAGGTGAAGCGCTACAGAACTCAGACATTTATTCTGCGATCTTCCAACTCTCAGGTGATCTAGCATCAGCTTATCTAGTATCTAGTAAAAAGCGCTGGCAATACATCATTGATAACCCAACACCAACAGCCAATAAACACGCTTTTTGGCAAGCTGTGTATGCTCAGCTATTGCTAGGTGGTGAAGCTTTTATCTATCGTTGGCGTAATCGTAACGGGATCGATGTTCGCTGGGAGTATTTAAGACCTTCACAAGTCAGCACCTACTTGTTAGACGATGGGTCAGGGTTGATCTATACTGCGACTTTCGATGAACCTGATGTCGGTGTGGTGATGAACATCCCGCAGTCTGATATGCTCCATTTTAGATTGCTATCTAAGACTGGCGGTATGACAGGTGTTTCACCGTTGAAGTCTTTATCACAAGAATTCAATATCAAACGTTCATCAAACAAGTTGACGTTGCAGGCATTGTCACAAGCGATCATTAGCCCCGGCATTTTAAAGATGAACAAAGGTGGTTTGCTCAACTGGAAACAAAAAGCCGCTCGTTCAAAAGAGTTTATGCGTCAATCACAAGCCGCAAACAATGGTCCGATTGTCATCGATGACCTAGAAGAATACAAACCCTTAGAGATCAAGTCAGATATCGCTAAGTTGCTAGCACAAGCTGATTGGACCGGTACACAGATCGCAAAAGTGTATGGTATCCCTAATTCCTATTTGAATGGTCAAGGCGACCAACAGTCATCTATCGATCAGATCAAAGGGATGTATGCCAACGCTTTGTCTCGGTATATGGAAGCGATCACTGCAGAGCTTAATGATAAGCTAAATACTACGATCACAGCTAATTTAAGACCAGCGATCGATCCGTTACAAGATGGCTATGCTAATACATTAGCTGGGTTAGTCAAAAGCGGTGTGATCGCGTATAACCAAGCAACGTATCTGTTAAAAGAAACGGGTTATTTTCCTAATGAATTGCCCGATCCGATCAAACAGCCAAAAGTTGAACCAGTGAAGGGAGGTGAGAATGATGACGATCCAGATCAAGGGTCCGATCGTTGA
- a CDS encoding head-tail connector protein, with amino-acid sequence MSVDKKRLKLSLRIDSNFDDELLDMYLSAASDFIKNAVGATDDFYINNDLFDTAVVALASSYYTNRTALSNTQTYTINMTLNSIIGQLRGQWSEESENEEHQSIKNDV; translated from the coding sequence ATGAGTGTTGATAAAAAACGGCTAAAGCTTAGTTTGAGGATCGATAGTAATTTTGATGATGAATTACTTGATATGTACCTCAGTGCCGCTAGTGATTTTATTAAAAATGCAGTCGGTGCTACTGATGATTTTTATATCAATAATGATCTCTTTGATACAGCAGTCGTTGCTTTAGCTTCAAGTTATTATACTAACCGGACTGCACTATCGAATACGCAAACTTATACGATCAATATGACGCTTAATTCGATCATTGGTCAATTACGTGGTCAGTGGTCGGAGGAGAGTGAAAATGAAGAACATCAATCCATCAAGAATGACGTTTAA
- a CDS encoding phage major capsid protein, translated as MNINELNDAWIASGQKVADLDAKINLAVIDDDFVQAKFEDLKAKRDNEVAHRNALKEQLDIARKANDVVNAPKRELTKKEEDTKEKFVNEFIGMVKGDPKIVNMVTSSVDENGDSAGLTIPSDIQTAIHTLVRQYDSLEQYVNREAVSTPSGSRVYEKWADIKPLANLDDESATIGDNDDPKLTVVKYLIKRYAGITTVTNTLLKDTAENIISWLSTWIARKVVVTRNEAIINVMSKAPEKPTLAKFDDIVTMINTKVDPAIKKTSFLMTNTSGLNVLSQVKDAVGRYLLQPDPKQPDQYLLKGKRIVEVADRWLPDKENAHPLYYGDLKQAVTLFDRENMSLLATNIGAGAFEKDLYKIRVIDRFDVVQTDSEAWVAGSFKKIADQPANLTPAADAPKP; from the coding sequence ATGAATATCAATGAACTAAATGATGCATGGATCGCTTCTGGCCAAAAAGTAGCTGATCTCGATGCAAAGATCAATTTAGCTGTGATCGATGATGATTTTGTCCAAGCTAAATTCGAGGATCTTAAAGCCAAACGAGACAATGAAGTGGCGCATCGTAACGCTCTCAAAGAACAATTAGACATTGCGCGTAAGGCAAACGACGTTGTCAATGCACCTAAACGTGAGCTCACCAAAAAGGAAGAAGATACCAAAGAGAAGTTTGTTAATGAATTTATTGGAATGGTCAAAGGCGATCCTAAAATTGTGAATATGGTCACGTCATCTGTTGATGAAAATGGCGATAGTGCAGGCTTAACGATCCCTAGTGACATTCAAACAGCGATCCATACATTAGTACGACAGTATGATTCACTTGAACAATACGTCAACCGCGAAGCCGTTTCGACGCCAAGCGGTAGCCGTGTATACGAAAAATGGGCTGACATCAAACCATTGGCTAATTTGGATGATGAAAGTGCCACGATCGGCGATAACGATGATCCAAAATTGACAGTGGTCAAATACTTGATCAAGCGGTACGCAGGGATCACGACAGTAACTAATACGCTACTTAAAGATACAGCCGAAAACATCATCTCTTGGTTATCAACTTGGATCGCACGTAAAGTCGTTGTAACAAGAAACGAAGCAATCATTAATGTGATGAGTAAAGCTCCCGAGAAGCCGACATTAGCTAAATTCGATGATATTGTAACGATGATCAATACAAAGGTCGATCCAGCGATCAAGAAAACATCATTCTTGATGACCAATACTTCAGGATTAAACGTCTTGTCGCAAGTTAAAGATGCGGTGGGACGTTATTTGCTTCAACCAGATCCAAAGCAACCAGACCAATATCTGTTGAAAGGTAAACGGATCGTCGAAGTAGCCGATCGTTGGTTACCAGATAAAGAAAATGCCCACCCACTCTATTATGGTGACCTTAAACAAGCTGTCACATTGTTTGATCGCGAAAATATGAGCTTACTTGCTACCAATATTGGTGCGGGAGCTTTTGAAAAAGATCTGTATAAAATCAGAGTCATCGATCGTTTTGACGTTGTTCAAACTGATAGCGAAGCTTGGGTCGCTGGATCATTTAAGAAGATCGCAGATCAACCCGCAAACTTGACGCCAGCAGCAGACGCTCCAAAACCTTAG